TCACTGTAATCAAGGTGGATGAGATTGATGTGCCGCCACCGAATCTGCAGGATGATCTTCAAAAGCTTCTGGAGTCGGAGGAAGGGGTGGATGTGACATTCAAGGTTAAAGAAGAGGTGTTCCAAGCCCACAGAATTGTGCTTGCGATGAGATCGCCCGTTTTCAAGGCTGAGCTCTATGGACCGATGAGGAACAACAAAAAGGGGAGCATAGTAGTTGAAGATATAGAGCCTCCTGTTTTCAAGGCCTTGCTTCACTTCATCTACACTGATTCTTTGCCCATCATGAATGATCTTGATGCAAAGGACCATCATGAAATGGTCAAGCATTTGCTTGTGGCTGCTGATAGGTATGGCTTGGAGAGGATGAAGTTGATGTGCGAGAGCATTCTTTGCAAGAAGCTTGCCATTGACAGTATTGCAACCACTATAATTCTAGCTGATCAGCATCACTGCAGCAAGCTCAAGGATGCCTGCTTTCAATTCATCAACTCTTCAAACAGAATGGATGATGTGGTGGCAAGCCAAGGGTACAACGACCTCAAAAGAGAATGTCCTGCTCTCACTATAGAGATTTGGGAGAAAGCAGCCAAATCTCGTAAGATTTAGTTTGCCTTGGTTGTCGAATTAGGTTATCGTTCGAACTGTTAGTTTGGTTTATAACCATCCTTCTGAATCGTTAGCTTTGTTTTAAGGGACATTAGGGGCTGAGGGTATTACATTTTGCAAAACTTGTCttttgttgttggtggtggctgACTGCCACACCATATATGGATCTATGGTACCTAATTAATGTTATGACTTATGACATTTTTATCTACAGCCTAAGCAATATTTTTCTGTCAGTCATTTTCCTTGTGTGGTCTTCTATCATTTACATGTAATTGGCAAGTCTAAAATCAATGACTAATGAGGTGATAGAACATTAGCTGGTAACCACATTGCTGCAACAATATTTTTATTACATCACTAAGATCTTAATCTGACGTTTTGAAATGACTATAGAATTCatattatcattctagatgtccTCTTTTAGAGGCATGTAAAAATCACAATCCTCAGAATTCACTTTTGACAGGAAAGAAAGAGCtgtcagaaaaaagaaaaaaaactgtgCAGTCTCTACTGCCATTTTAGCCTGTCCAATCTTTGGCCTATTGATCTACATTGGTTTTGCATAATGTGATATGTACTTTTTCTATAGTGTTGTCAGTAGGTATGTTGTGTGCTATCAATGCCTAAGCCCTATGTTCTGTTGTTTTAAATTTGGTGGCTAAGAAAACCGAAGCAGTCTGTTCTTTTTGCAGAGAAACTCTGAGTGCAATAATAAGATATTTAGTTCTTTTGAACAAAAATACGATATATGATTACCACTTCTTTATAGTGTATGTTAGCGATTTTTCTCTCACTCCAGATATGGGGTGATTTTGCTCAAGGTTCTTCATGGAGGTGGTAGCCTTGTATATATGATCCAAGAATTAATGTTAAGATGTGAATTCTCTCTGATGAAAATCGTGTGCTTAGAATATCTAATATACAAGCATTTTGTTTTATTGTTGTCGTGATGGCTATCCAACTGGGCTAATTAATTCCTTGTTAATTGCAGTAGTAATGGTATAGAGTAGTTGATAGATTGAGATACTATTTTTCTTTCAAGTTATTTGTTAGCCGTAGGATGTGAACTATATACGCACAAGACATCATCAGTCAGAGATTTGGACAATGAGCTGACTTATTGTGATCACTGAAATAATGGTGGTGAGGTTTTGATTCTTTTGTTGAAATAAATATCTCTTCTTCAGTTTATTAGCCTTGGCCTGTGTGTCCATAATGTTTCCAGTTTTCCAtagctttttttttccttttgattACTCAAAAAGTAATTAGTCAGTAAAACATGGATGAACAATGACATCATGATTCATAACAAGTCCAATGTGAATCCATATGTAGCATTAGAAAATGATGAACTAATATCAGTAACATCATCAATTTGTCTATTATTTTGATGCTGCCATTGTGGTTATACCCATTTCCAGATGAGGACAATGTTGTTTTTTCCACAGATATCAATATTTTGTTTTCTTAGAATACATGAACTTCTGGAACCAAACCAGTTTTTCCATCCATCTCATCCAGTCTGCTTCATTTTTGTATTTATTAGTTTAGATTAGCAAAATAAATTTAACTTTCAATAATATTTTATAAATTTAACTTCCCATAATATTTTAGACTAGTAAAATAAATTAGCTTCACAAATAAGTTCTAAGGCTAAGGTTCAGCCGAAACAGTAAATTTGAGCACAAAGATATGTACTTGTTTGGACAGAGCAAACTGAAATTCAGTCTGCTCCAAACTCAGCTGAATACTGTTCTGAAGACCCAGCTCAATGATGTCCTAGCCAATCAACTTAACGGTAAACATTCAGCCGAATGCTTAGAATATTGTTGTACACAATTATTAGAAAACATCCATAGTTGGCTCAAGATTCAGAGTTTAAACCCTATGAAGACTACCTGCAAACTCGCACTGCTAAACTGAAAGAACACACATGCTGATACTTTAGAATGCGAGATGGAAACCTAAACTGGTGGAGGTAGGTGATGGAAACAAGCATTGCTGATGCGTCGGCAGTGCAAGGTGAACTGATTGGCATCTTCAGGTCGGCCTTATTACGGCCCAGACCAGATGATTTCTTACTGTCTGGTACTTCTTGATGATTTTCACTCACGTATGTTTGATGTTTCCTTTAGACCGCAAATCCAATGTTCGGCAACACATAGTAGAATTCATCCTCTatatccacacacacacacactactaCTCTCTGTGACGATTCTCGTGTCTTTAGATCTCCCTGCAGAAAGGCAAGCTACGCGAACCGTGCCCTTCACAATCGCACCATAAATAAAATTGCATTTGAACTTTCTTAAGTCATGCATCCATTTCAACGCTCTGAATTCCACCCAGCTCCTTTTGTTTGATTTTCTTGTGGAGTTCCCGTGCCGTGCCACCAACTATGGGATCGACACGTAGCTCTGCGACACCTTCTCCGACTGCCTCCGACGTCGAGCACCAACACAAGTCCACAAATGCTCCATCGAGCAACCACTGCCCCTCGCCGCACTGTTCAGCGGCGTTGCCGTCGAGCAGCCGCCCACGGATAAACGAACTACGGCGTCGTGTTCAGCTTTACCAGCCAGGTGCCCAGGTCCCATCCGAGACTGAACCACAAGTAGAAGCAGGTGAAGTCCCGACTCACGAAACAAGAGGATTGTGTAATCGCACGTATCCAACACCTGCCCCAGAAGAATCTGTGAGCTTATTGCTCTCCCACCGGCCACAGCACGCGCCTCGCATCCCAGAAAGGAAGATGCTTCTATGCTCTCTGTGTTCAGAGTTGAAGGACACCTGCTGTCCACGACTGTGTTCTTCACTTACACCCCGGCCTTTGGTGTAACAATTAAAACATATACTATTTCACTAAATGAAGCTGAAAATGGAGAAGGAAGCGTGACATCAAGAGCCATATCAATCAGCAAGACATGGTCACATGGTAGCAATTCAACAACGAAGGTAAAATGGTGGTATGAAGATAGCTAACTTAATCTGCTGATACAACCAAGCGAAGTTTTAGCTGCGAATTGAGCAGTACTCTACTCCAGAGAGTATAGCAAACACATCAGAGGCACGTGCCACTGGGTCACCCACTTATATATCCAGTAATAAGCACTTACCCGGATAATGGAGCCGCACAGGCAAATGATACTGCTATATCATCGCCTCTGCTTCTGTCAATTTTGGAAACTTCTACATCACCACTCAGGAAATCCATAAACAGTTGAACCAATCTGACTTCAGTTGAACGATGCAGTTTCAAACATGTTGCTCTTTGTAACGGGAATAAATGAATGCCGCCTTCATCTTTTGACATAGGAGAATGTCATGTAAGAAGACCAAGACTACAAGCTGACCACTGTACCACAGTGCAAGGTGCTGCATTACACAATGGACCATATAAAAAGTTCAAAAGTGCTTATAAACCAGGTGGTATGCATGGATCCCATCATATGAACACCCAACAAAACAAAATTAGATCATTTGCACAATCCTAATTTAAATGATTCGCAAAAACTTGGTCCTCCATAGCTGATAACTTGATGCTTAACCATGAACCTCATGGCTCACAATAGTCACAGAAAATGATGAACAAAATTAAGAAAGATTCCATCTAAAATGACCCAATAAAAATTTGTGTaaagaaaaaacataaaaaaatgtTGCAGCTGTCTGCAGGACCTTGAATAATCTACTTAATAACAACACCCTACCAAGATATATCAAAAGGCCTACAGACAAAATGATATTATATGGTAACAAATAATATCACGCTAAGTCAATATCACaactaaataaaaaaataactcaCAAGAAACAAAAGAGTGCAATGTTTTGAATGTAATCTACTGAACAAGAAACAATCTAATAGATTAGCAGCTTTTTTTTCAAAACGAAAGGGTGAAAAAGGAATACAAAGACAAGGTATTAGAATTATCTGCAGCCTAGCTTTACCTagagttgttatacaaaatatAAGCGGGAAATGGAAGATTAACAAGGTAGGAAACCTAAAATtctaaaaagaaataaaatataaaGCGTTGCCAAATCAATGAAATTAGTAATAAATACACAAGGCTTGGTGTTGAAGAAAAAAAAGGAGCAGATAGATTCTATGAAATAGCAGGCGCAGAGTTCAATTCTGTGTCATAACGCACATCATTGCTACATGCTACAGGCAAACTGAGATGGTGGAGGGATATTCAGCTACTCTACGTGGCCATGCACCCTGCACCCACAGCTGTTGGCCCAACAACAATGCACTGCAAACAAAAAGGCACGAAGCACAGGGAGGAGCACGATAGATCAATCTATTGCTTAAGAGTTTGTTGTACACAATGCCTAGCTTATATAGGATGGATTACATGCTACTGACTCAAACATCTGCCAAAAGGATCTCCTAACAAACCAACTCGTATACGACATCTATTATCCTGAAGGGCTAACTAAGATGATGAACTCCTGGAAACTCCCGACTCAGCCACACTGTTTCTCCTTGTGGGCCTTTTGTTTGCGCCTAGAATACTTCACTCCCAAATAAGATAAACAGATGGAAGAAATTCCAACTTTCAATTAATACAGATGGTTTAAAAAGCCAAAACCAAGCATGTGTGAGTGTCCAGGATGGGAGCATAAGTTGTCTCAAAAATAAAACCAAGTTTCTGTGGGCTGCGGATGGTAGTGCAAACAAGTATACTTTTCAGGATGTTTCTGAGGATGCATAAAATTTTAGTAGAACTATATAAGAAGAAGAGTAAAATGCACCCAGGGTCCTCAAACTTTTTGAGCATTCCTGTCTAGatcctcaaattaaaaaaaaacgacTATCTAGGTCCCTAATCTACTGTAGTCGCACACCAATGATCCAAAACATGCCACACTAACACCAGCATCTGACGTGGCATGCCACATAGGCACCTGCCGGATGTTGTGGCCATGCCACAGTAGGAGGCGCTGGGCATGCAGCATGCTGCCGCGGTTCGGGCACAGAACAGGGGAGGTCGCCGGTGGCTACTCCAGTCGTGGCCCAGGCGGGGGTGCACCTATGGGGCTGCGCGGCTACCGACGACGAGCAAGAGCACCCCACCTCGCCGCCCTCCACCATGGCTAGGATGGGCTCACGTCGCACTCTGCGTCTCTGCTCCAGGGTCGCCAGTACCACTAGAGGAGTGCCTCCAGCGGGGACCTCGACGGCAACTAGGCGTCAAAGTCCTCGTCGTACATGGCCTGCGGCACGCCGTCGCTTTAGTGCTCCATCTGCGCCGGCCGCCGCCAGAAGTTCCACACGCCAACGGTGAACAGGCGAGCGCATGCGACAACCGAACTGCGCATGTTGTACGCGTAGTACTCCGCCACGGAGGGCCTCGGGTGCGTGGATCGCTAGTATAGAATAGACTTTGGGTTTTTGACTTTAGTCCCGACAGGAATTTGGTCTGGGAGTAATAGGAGATTTAGTCCGGTTAGAACCATCAACCGGGACTCGAATCCTCGACCCAACAGATAGTGcagcaggaacctttagtcccagtctGTGGTATAAATTAGGACTAAAGATCGCCTTTCAATCCCGGTTGGAACCATCAACCGGGACCAAAGGTCTCGCTGGCCTTTTATCCCGGGttttggctccaaccaggactagaagttgatcctttagtcccggtagattccatcaaccgggactaaaggtccctacctaTATATACTCGCTTCCACTGTCCCCCAAGCCCGAGACACAGGTCAAATCTTTGGTCTTTGCTTGTGTGCATGTGTTCATTCGTGTTCTTGCTTGGGGGAGCAAGTTCTTGCTCACAGCCACCGGCTTCATCTCTTCAATCttctaaaggttagcaacttcATCTTCTAATCTTTCATTGCTAATAATGTAGATCATTTCATGGTTTATAAACATAGAAATATGTGGTTTTTAGATTAGGAATAATAATggtggattttatttttatttatacatcatTTCTTCATAACCTTAATAAACATTTATACTTTTCTAGatttttgttatatatatatatatatatatatatatatatatatatatatatatatatatatgctattgGGAGCATATGGCTCCCAATAGTTATTGGAAGCCCCAGTCCAAACTATACCTACCTGGTTGCACCAAACCAGCCTCCCATCAACCCAACCGAACTAGCCCACCGGCCCACCCACAAGCCCACCAATCCAACCTTCTCAGGACCAATATATTTTCACCAAACCCGAATCAACACCCATCCACTCCTGGTTGCCACCCCCTGCTACGTGGCGGACGGGACGATGACGGTGGCCCCGACCCTCCACGTTCGGCGACGGCATCGCCCCGCGCCCTCCCCGAGGAGCGTCGAAGTGGCACTGCCCCTCCCCATCCGGCGTCGTGGCCCTGCGCCCTCCACCGACCGGCGATGACGTGGCCCCACCCCTCCCCAGGCCGACGACGACGCGGATCCGCCCCTCCTCGAGAAGTGGTGGCGAAGTACGCCCATCCCCGAGCAGCAACGGCGCGGCCCCGTGCCCTCCCCCACCTACGACGATGTCGCCCCGTACCTCCCCAACCTACGGCGGCGCGGCCCCGCCCTCCCCTGATCTGTAGCGACGTGGCCCTTCTCCAGTGACCACCGCTTCCTCCCGCACGGCTCGTGGACAGAGGCCCGAGCGGCCAGGGTGCCGACGGCATGGCTCTACTACAGGGTTTCACGCGGACGTGGGGGCTAGGTGTGTCCGCCAAGGGTATGGACAAGGTGGACTCGTCGGCCGGTGGCGGCTGCCAGCGCGCGCGTCGTCCACACATGTGCCAACGGGCCTGATTGGGGAGGTGTAGTCGCTGGTGGCGTTGGATGCCGGCGTTGGATGTCGTGGCAGCAGGCTAGAGGCCGAGCACCCTTAGATTCCGGCCCCAAGCGGCGCGGTGGTACCCAACAGCCAACAGCGCTCCCTCCCCGGCCACGAGCGCGAGGCCCCAGCCCCTTCCCCAACATTTCTGGCAGCGTCATCAACGCATTGTTTTTCGTTTTTATTGATTCTGTGTTACTATGCTTGTGTGCAGAAGTTTCTATGCATGGCTAAACTATAAACTTGATATGCATTCTATAcattgttatataaaatttgtatACATTATTGGAGCAGTTACACATATAAATGTATACTTGGTTAGAGCACTCTTCTATGCATTGTTAGAACACTTAGACGTACATTGTTGAAATAATTATCTATACGTTTCTACACAATTATATACATGGTTGGTAAACAGTTATATACATTGTTGGAGCGGTTTCAGCGTATCTTGACCATTGATTCTATGAATCCGATTGTCCATCACATGcaatttttcaaatttcaaatttcagagAAGACGAGATCGTCTTCGCGTTTTTATGCTTGTGGTCTCCATGTTCTATGCATTGTTCCCATGTTAATTATACACCCCTATATTGGGAAGCATGATATTGGTGGAGGCAATTATGGTTATGTCAGGTGGAATGTCCATCTCGTGGAGAGTTTTTTACACGGTAACAAAATTATTTTTTATTCATTCGATCACTAATTTCTATGCAACGTCGGCGCCAAAAACTTTTATGCGCATCTTGACCGGTGATTCTATGCATCTAATCCGCCATCACATGtcatgattcaaatttcaaatcttGAAAAAAGACGATAACGTCTACATGTTTCTATGCTCTCACTCATAAGTTTCTATGCGTAGACGAAAGTATGATGTTGATAGAGGCAATCACGGTTGTACCAGGTGGAATGTTCATATCGCAGAGAGGTTTTTACGTGGTAACGAAATTATTTTTTATTCGTCAAACCTCTAATTTCTATGCAACGTTAGTGCCAAAAACTTTTCTACGTATTTTGACCCTTGATTCTATTCATCTAATCAGCCATCACGTGCCatgatttaaatttcaaatttataaattttaattttttatcaaaaaaaatatTCACAATGAATCTTAAATCGTGCACAAAAATATCAGGAGTTCAATGGTAAAAACCATTTTTGAATCGGATGCTTCGTTGAGGAATTATAATGAAAAAAGAAAAGATATTATATtgggtgcatgcatgcatgcgtcagCTTTGTCAAGTTCAGCCTGtccgcttgttggtttcagccagagcttatTAGACAGCtaatagtattttcctctcacaataaaccagtaccagccgagcttatcagtctagaaaccaatcagcgaacaggCTCGTTGTGTCAGGTGAAACGTCCAGCTCGCAAGGAGATTTCTATGTGGTAATGAAATAATTTTCATTCACCCAACTAGTAATTTCTATGCAACGTCGCGACAAAAATGTTTCCACGCAGCTTGAACTGAGATTTTATGTATCCGATCTGCTGGGTCTACAGTTGTCCTCTACCTACGCGCACGTCAGCCCTACGGACCTAAATGGTTGGGCTGGCTAGGGGGATGGTTGGGGCTCTCGTTATCTATTTGGAGTCTTGGGTTTCTAATAGCgcggtatatatatacacacacgctaTTCTACATCCTAGGTGTAGAATACTATTCTACACCAAACTGTTATACTGAACAGAATTAAGTCTCATTCAGTACTCGTATTTTTAGTATTGTTCGGTATTTGGTGGTCCTATGTGTAGTACTGAGTGATACTGAACGCGGTTCTGTAGTATTCAGTATTTTTTCTGGTCAGTTTTGActttattctatatatatacacGGCAGTGCTATTCTATACCCTAGGCGTAGAATATTATTCTACACCAAGCTGTTATACTGAACAAAATTTAGTATTGTTCAGTACTAGCATTTCAGTATTATTTAGTATTTTGGAATACCATGTGTAGTATTGATTGATGCTGGACGTGGTTCAGTACTACTCCGtattttttctgatcaattttggcTTGTATATATTTAGGTACTATTCTACACCAAGCTGTACTAAACAAAATTTGATATTGTTTAGTAGTCTATTCGGTACTGTTTAGTAGTCATGTTTTAGTATTATTCAGTATTTTATGATACTGTGCGTAGTACTAACTGATACTGAACGTGGTTCAGTAGTACTCAGTATTTTTTAGGTCAGCTTTAGCGTGTGGTGTATAATACTATTCTACATCTAGAGTTAGAATTACGCTGCcgtatgtgtgtgtatatatatatatataatattgggCTACAACCTTGTGTAGCTGCGCACGCAGTGGATGCCGTTGGATGTGATGCTATGTAGCAACACTGTGCTGCTGGCAGCGctcagttgaaaggtcctaatagctagagggagtgaatagcctataaaaatttctataataaTACTTAGTaaaccggttagataaatatgagaCGAAGAgagtgttgcgttagcctactaaaaatacaaggcacctaccacaattctagtttatatagtctctatccacacaatggctatgtcaaagtaaatggccaagagagtgagctagagccggctatggggcttaaatagaagcccctatgaaatagagccattgtaccccttcattggacactgctcggggtgaccggacgctctgttcAGATCGACCGAACACAtcttgccagtgtccggtcaacggatggctgtcacgtcatccctctcttcaaatactgagcgcccgatcccaacggtcaagtgatgactggacgcagcaCACTGCtacgactggacgtaggaccccagcgttcggtcacttccagtaagcctccactcacGACCGGACGCTCTGTTCATGCCCGACCGGattcacccagcgtccggtcactcactgtctcctctgtgcgctgccacgtcagcaggaccggacgcaccccgtcagcgtccggtcacgaagtgacccagcttccgatcgaagaccgacgccagcgtcttcactgcttccactgaccggacgctccggtccagttgAGACCAATGTCCGTTGCACTCTGtggaaccctgtcttttctgtacagggcatcGGTGCCAccatctgaaaggtcctaatggctagagcgggggtgaatagcctattaaaattttctacaacaacacttagcaaaccggttagacaattataaagcGAAGCAAgtattacgctagcctactaaaaatacaagccacctaccataattctagtttgtatagtttctaaccatacaatggctatgtcactatactaagttagtgtgctctcaaaggctaactaaagagctacactaaccaaactaacaagctctcacaactagctacactaaagagcttgataactagtttgtggtaatataaagaaagtgagcaagatggttatatcgccgagtcaaggagtgaaccaatcaatcacaagaatgaataccaatgaagactaatcaccttagaatcaaatg
This DNA window, taken from Miscanthus floridulus cultivar M001 chromosome 13, ASM1932011v1, whole genome shotgun sequence, encodes the following:
- the LOC136502077 gene encoding BTB/POZ and MATH domain-containing protein 1-like; the protein is MSAAPERPSTRIASMCAAAETARVTHSFKVVGRSVHKGFGVGMSVRSATFSAGDHNWCIKYYPNGNADNCKNYASVFLELVSKNTEATVLYDFRLVNQATGLSSSLFSSKALFNDEKPSWGPRKFIIKSDLEASGYLKDDCLEIECDLTVIKVDEIDVPPPNLQDDLQKLLESEEGVDVTFKVKEEVFQAHRIVLAMRSPVFKAELYGPMRNNKKGSIVVEDIEPPVFKALLHFIYTDSLPIMNDLDAKDHHEMVKHLLVAADRYGLERMKLMCESILCKKLAIDSIATTIILADQHHCSKLKDACFQFINSSNRMDDVVASQGYNDLKRECPALTIEIWEKAAKSRKI